In Musa acuminata AAA Group cultivar baxijiao chromosome BXJ3-11, Cavendish_Baxijiao_AAA, whole genome shotgun sequence, one DNA window encodes the following:
- the LOC135652620 gene encoding uncharacterized protein LOC135652620 has protein sequence MVGIFALFSAGRISHRRTKSAADVRQVFLAPNMEVGGSSTGTDHEADVNDEFKPIEHPTEPLDHDQPVRCPLPDPSILDDGGTWKGRISSASAGTAGLPMVKQDTDVEPQAGETTAHSISPGRDSSASIGVPEHRFVTVLEEDCNTDETQIAHG, from the exons ATGGTCGGCATCTTCGCTCTGTTCTCCGCCGGGAGGATCAGCCACCGCCGGACGAAGAGCGCGGCT GACGTGAGGCAAGTATTTTTGGCTCCAAACATGGAGGTCGGAGGTTCCTCTACCGGCACTGACCATGAAGCTGATGTAAACGACGAGTTCAAACCGATCGAGCACCCGACGGAACCGCTCGACCACGATCAACCCGTGAGATGCCCGCTGCCCGATCCTTCGATACTTGAT GATGGTGGAACGTGGAAGGGAAGGATATCTTCTGCAAGTGCCGGCACAGCTGGCTTGCCCATGGTGAAGCAAGACACGGATGTGGAACCTCAAGCTGGTGAAACCACGGCGCATTCCATCTCACCTGGACGCGACTCGTCGGCATCCATCGGCGTTCCTGAGCATCGTTTCGTGACCGTGCTTGAAGAAGACTGCAACACGGATGAAACCCAGATTGCGCATGGCTGA
- the LOC103970528 gene encoding DEAD-box ATP-dependent RNA helicase 5 → MGRVLADAMAPSIDQETLHVAMEEEKKKNKKKNKEFENGEALTLTPDSTENGGEEHMNGTKKKKKKKKRKIVEAELDSSSKYSGTLGNDSEKTKKKKKREGEQGATSKEEPALDSRRERKQVEEGGTQGEGPEAGGGGGVIVSGNNTSDPKYKALSSFAESGLPAKVLDCCKNFSRPSPIQSHAWPFLLEGRDFIGIAATGSGKTLAFGVPALMHILKIKSEKTSKKTVPRCLVLSPTRELAQQIEDVLSDAGTLPGIKSVCLYGGTSKGPQISSLKSGVDIVVGTPGRMKDLIEMGVCQLKDVSFVVLDEADRMLDMGFEPEVRSILNQTSSVRQMVMFSATWPLAVDQLAREFMDPNPVKVVVGSEDLSANHDVMQIVEVLEDRQRDSRLVTLLEKYHQSQRNRVLVFVLYKKEAARVENMLQRRGWKAVSVHGDKAQHDRTKALCLFKEGKCPLMIATDVASRGLDIPDVEVVINYSFPLTTEDYVHRIGRTGRAGKKGVAHTFFTKENKGLAGELVNVLREAGQTVPTALTNFGTHVKKKESKLYGSHFKEITVDAPKSTKITFTNSDDED, encoded by the exons ATGGGCAGAGTTCTAGCCGATGCCATGGCTCCTTCGATCGATCAAGAAACCCTACACGTAGctatggaggaggagaagaagaagaataagaagaagaacaaagaatTCGAAAACGGTGAAGCCCTAACCCTAACTCCGGATTCCACGGAGAACGGCGGCGAGGAACACATGAACGggaccaagaagaagaagaagaagaagaagagaaagattgTTGAAGCTGAGCTCGACTCTTCCTCCAAGTATTCAGGAACCCTCGGAAATGATTccgagaagacgaagaagaaaaagaagcggGAGGGTGAACAAGGAGCGACCTCGAAGGAGGAACCGGCGTTGGATTCGAGGAGGGAGAGGAAGCAAGTGGAAGAGGGGGGAACGCAGGGAGAGGGTCCGGAAGCGGGAGGGGGCGGAGGTGTGATTGTTTCTGGGAATAACACGTCGGATCCCAAGTACAAGGCATTGAGCTCGTTTGCCGAGTCTGGGCTTCCGGCGAAGGTTCTTGACTGCTGCAAGAACTTCAGCAGACCCTCGCCTATTCAGTCGCATGCGTGGCCTTTCCTCTTGGAAGGGCGAGATTTCATCGGCATTGCTGCCACTGGATCTG GAAAAACCCTGGCATTTGGTGTACCAGCATTAATGCATATTCTGAAGATTAAGAGTGAGAAAACATCAAAAAAGACAGTTCCTCGATGCCTTGTATTGTCACCTACGAGGGAATTAGCTCAGCAA ATTGAAGACGTTTTAAGTGATGCTGGGACTCTTCCTGGTATAAAATCAGTTTGTTTGTATGGTGGGACTTCCAAGGGACCACAAATTTCCTCTCTGAAATCTGGAGTT GATATAGTTGTTGGAACTCCTGGTCGTATGAAAGATCTGATTGAAATGGGTGTTTGCCAGCTGAAAGATGTGTCCTTTGTG GTTCTTGATGAAGCAGACAGAATGCTTGATATGGGATTTGAGCCAGAAGTCCGTTCAATATTAAATCAAACATCATCTG TTAGGCAGATGGTGATGTTTAGTGCAACATGGCCCTTAGCTGTTGACCAGTTAGCTAGAGAGTTCATGGATCCAAACCCTGTGAAG GTTGTTGTGGGGTCCGAGGATCTCTCAGCTAATCACGATGTGATGCAGATAGTAGAG GTCTTGGAAGATCGACAACGGGATTCTCGCTTAGTTACCTTGCTAGAAAAATATCACCAATCACAGAG AAATCGGGTCTTGGTTTTTGTCTTGTACAAAAAGGAAGCTGCTCGTGTTGAGAATATGCTCCAAAGGAG GGGCTGGAAGGCTGTTTCTGTGCATGGAGACAAAGCTCAACATGATAGAACGAAGGCATTATGTTTATTCAAGGAGGGAAAGTGTCCGTTAATG ATTGCCACAGATGTAGCTTCTCGGGGATTGGATATTCCTGATGTTGAAGTAGTTATCAATTACAGCTTTCCTCTGACCACCGAAGATTATGTACACAGGATAGGAAGGACAGGGCGTGCTGGTAAAAAAGGTGTTGCACATACGTTCTTCACCAAGGAAAATAAG GGCCTTGCCGGGGAGCTTGTTAATGTTCTCCGAGAAGCTGGGCAGACTGTACCAACAGCCCTTACCAATTTTGGCACTCATGTGAAGAAAAAG GAGTCGAAGCTTTATGGATCACACTTCAAAGAAATTACCGTCGATGCTCCAAAGTCCACTAAAATTACATTTACTAATTCAGATGATGAAGATTGA
- the LOC135652388 gene encoding choline-phosphate cytidylyltransferase 2-like, translating to MARLPRRRQGGVPKEGGAGDGRVPPTESAEESSASTVSPRDPPEPQKDPPLDRPVRVYADGIYDLFHFGHARALEQAKKLFPNTYLLVGVCNDEITHRYKGKTVMNESERYESLRHCRWVDEVIPNAPWVITKEFLDKHKIDYVAHDALPYADASGSGNDVYEYVKSIGKFKETKRTDGISTSDIIMRILKDYNKYVMRNLARGYTRKDLGVSYVKEKQLRMNMGITKLREKVKAQQEKLHTVAKTAGLHHDEWVENADRWVAGFLGKFEEGCHIMETAIKDRIQERLKRQSSKEMNANLLQEPVAS from the exons ATGGCGCGGTTGCCTCGTAGGCGGCAAGGCGGTGTGCCCAAGGAAGGCGGCGCCGGCGACGGTCGCGTGCCGCCCACCGAGTCGGCCGAGGAATCCTCTGCGTCGACTGTGTCCCCACGCGATCCGCCGGAGCCCCAGAAGGATCCCCCGTTGGATAGGCCGGTCCGCGTCTACGCCGACGGGATCTACGATCTTTTCCACTTTGGGCATGCTCGAGCTCTTGAACAAGCCAAGAAATT ATTCCCAAACACATATTTACTTGTGGGTGTCTGCAACGATGAAATTACTCATAGATATAAGGGAAAAACAGTCATGAATGAATCTGAGCGTTATGAATCTCTCCGTCACTGTAG GTGGGTAGATGAAGTTATTCCTAATGCTCCATGGGTTATCACAAAGGAGTTCCTCGACAAACACAAGATTGACTATGTTGCTCACGATGCCCTTCC ATATGCAGATGCAAGTGGATCCGGCAATGACGTATATGAATAT GTCAAGTCCATTGGGAAATTTAAAGAAACAAAACGGACAGATGGGATATCAACCTCAGACATCATAATGAGGATTTTGAAAGATTACAACAAGTATGTTATGCGTAACTTAGCTAGAGGTTATACAAGGAAGGACCTCGGTGTGAGCTACGTGAAG GAGAAGCAACTGAGAATGAACATGGGCATAACTAAATTGCGTGAGAAAGTGAAAGCACAGCAGGAAAAG TTACATACAGTAGCAAAAACTGCTGGGTTGCATCATGATGAGTGGGTTGAAAATGCGGACCGCTGGGTCGCAGGATTTCTTGGGAAGTTTGAGGAAGGATGTCATATCATG GAGACGGCCATCAAAGACCGAATTCAGGAGAGACTCAAAAGGCAGTCGAGCAAAGAGATGAATGCCAACCTTCTGCAAGAACCAGTAGCTTCATGA